In Methanosarcina barkeri MS, a single window of DNA contains:
- a CDS encoding AAA family ATPase: MNDLKIVVAGDVSVDRYYWPRVKSSNDEDINWKLYDGISTEKQPGGAVLLAEIIKCYLVSKKISPELVISQNCKNLIQKNSNEILHTSVKLDLFPSFDSNGKNKEAKIYRVTKYLGYATPKDDIKYPQPLEIIGDDESASIVVLHDAGNGFRNDKNVWPKAIKGDKKPIVIYNMYPPLFNGDLWDHVLKHHKENLILILNVDDLRKLGANISRSISWEKSAMELLWEIDNNEKLDKIKELTNVIIRFKFEGAVHYKGKNSRSNLYFDPVSIEGGWDGDKFGKMRAGTLVFVAVLSSRLFYGLDNNNDYKVQIGRSIRRSLITSYKFLLDGYGNHNSTPSFKQTFSNLFNENDQGSSNNDPSSYNDNSSISKSPNDLSSYNNNSYIIKSSKSSASRIQCVTLPQIDGAIRPDPSFWTILGGKTEKECAEKKEKPIDLEKLALNIVTDGLSTLKDFPVGMFGKLITVDRAEIESFRSIMNIMREYIYSENKQKPLSIAVFGSPGSGKSFGITEVAESIDNKRIQKVVFNISQFTSTKDLASAFHKVRDISLRGKIPLVFFDEFDSKFERENLGWIKYFLVPMQDGEFMDCDTMHPIGKSIFVFAGGVYYTYDDFYNYCRLCTNQNIPSDKNFCDDVSNKCPDFLSRLRGFVNILGPNKTGDFDEAYKIRRAILLRSLIEMNAPNMIDSNGNLHINEKLLNALIDAPGYIHGVRSMQAMVDMSMLHEENSWQKASLPPKEQLKLHIDEIDAFYRILV; encoded by the coding sequence ATGAATGACTTAAAAATTGTTGTTGCCGGAGACGTAAGTGTAGATCGTTATTATTGGCCCAGAGTCAAATCCTCAAACGACGAAGATATAAACTGGAAATTGTACGATGGTATTAGCACAGAGAAACAACCTGGAGGAGCCGTTCTCTTAGCTGAAATAATAAAATGTTATCTTGTAAGTAAAAAAATTTCCCCTGAGTTAGTAATATCTCAAAATTGTAAAAATTTAATTCAAAAAAATTCTAATGAAATACTTCACACAAGTGTAAAATTAGATTTATTTCCTTCTTTCGATTCTAATGGTAAAAATAAGGAAGCTAAAATATATAGAGTAACAAAATATTTAGGTTACGCAACTCCTAAAGATGATATTAAATACCCACAACCATTAGAAATAATTGGTGATGATGAGAGTGCTAGTATCGTCGTACTTCACGATGCAGGAAATGGCTTCCGTAATGATAAAAATGTCTGGCCGAAAGCGATAAAAGGGGATAAAAAGCCAATTGTGATCTATAATATGTATCCACCTCTTTTTAATGGAGATCTATGGGATCATGTACTAAAGCATCATAAAGAAAATCTAATTTTAATCCTAAACGTAGACGATTTAAGAAAACTAGGCGCAAACATTAGTCGTTCAATTTCATGGGAAAAAAGTGCTATGGAGTTATTGTGGGAGATCGACAATAATGAAAAACTTGATAAAATTAAAGAGTTGACTAATGTAATTATCCGTTTTAAATTTGAAGGAGCGGTTCATTATAAAGGAAAAAACAGTAGATCAAATTTGTACTTTGACCCAGTATCAATAGAGGGAGGTTGGGATGGTGATAAATTTGGTAAAATGAGGGCTGGAACACTAGTCTTTGTTGCTGTTTTATCTTCACGTTTATTTTATGGGCTTGATAACAATAATGATTATAAAGTTCAGATAGGACGTAGTATTAGAAGAAGTTTAATTACATCATATAAGTTTCTACTGGATGGTTATGGAAATCATAACAGCACCCCATCCTTTAAACAAACTTTTTCAAACCTCTTTAATGAAAATGATCAAGGTTCCAGTAATAATGATCCTTCTTCATATAACGATAACTCATCTATAAGTAAATCCCCGAATGATCTTTCTTCATATAACAATAACTCATATATAATTAAATCTTCGAAATCCTCTGCTAGTCGTATACAATGTGTCACATTACCACAAATAGATGGTGCAATAAGACCAGATCCAAGTTTTTGGACAATTCTTGGAGGAAAAACAGAAAAAGAGTGTGCTGAAAAGAAAGAAAAGCCTATTGATCTAGAAAAACTTGCTTTAAATATAGTTACAGATGGGCTATCTACTCTTAAAGATTTTCCAGTAGGAATGTTTGGGAAATTAATTACAGTCGACCGAGCAGAGATAGAGAGTTTCAGAAGTATAATGAATATAATGAGAGAGTATATCTATTCTGAAAATAAACAAAAACCTCTGTCTATCGCAGTTTTTGGATCTCCAGGTTCTGGAAAGTCTTTCGGAATAACTGAAGTTGCAGAAAGTATAGATAACAAAAGAATTCAGAAAGTAGTTTTTAATATTTCGCAATTTACATCTACCAAGGACTTGGCAAGTGCCTTTCATAAAGTTAGAGATATTTCCTTAAGAGGGAAAATTCCACTAGTATTTTTTGATGAGTTTGATTCCAAGTTTGAAAGGGAAAATTTAGGTTGGATAAAATATTTTTTAGTACCAATGCAAGATGGGGAATTTATGGACTGTGATACCATGCATCCTATTGGAAAATCAATATTTGTTTTTGCGGGAGGCGTTTACTACACATATGACGATTTTTATAATTACTGTCGTTTATGTACCAACCAAAATATCCCTTCTGACAAAAATTTCTGCGATGATGTATCTAATAAATGCCCCGATTTCTTGAGCAGGCTTAGAGGATTTGTCAATATTCTTGGCCCTAATAAAACAGGTGATTTTGATGAGGCATACAAAATCCGTAGGGCAATTCTGTTACGCTCATTGATTGAAATGAACGCTCCAAATATGATCGATAGTAATGGTAATTTGCATATCAATGAAAAATTGTTAAATGCTCTTATCGACGCTCCAGGATATATTCATGGGGTACGCTCAATGCAGGCAATGGTGGATATGAGTATGCTTCATGAGGAAAATTCATGGCAAAAAGCCTCTTTACCTCCTAAAGAGCAACTTAAACTTCATATTGATGAAATAGATGCATTTTATCGAATTTTGGTCTGA
- a CDS encoding PAS domain-containing protein, producing MGEELENYGALNANFQNAGSKNNVGGEALHAALEREETLRMMINNSHVVLFLWKNEDKWPVEFVSENVTKFGYSVEDFTSGRMRYKDLIYLGDLKEIEEEFEKKVKSGVSTFSLEYRIVTKTGDLRWINERTFIQRDKSGEVTYFQGVVLDITRRKKGEEELKKTLKMQKVLITAVNNSPAVVFLWKNEKYWPAIFVSDNVVQFGYTVGDFLSQKIQYGKIIHPDDLKRVEEELDRSIQKGEVSFNSEYRIFTKAGDMLWVNERTFIQRDIEGKVACFQGIVLDITHRKKTEKALRKSLKTQEMLESIINKSPAVAFLRNNIGRIPTNLEKLSANLENWPVDYISENVTQFGYSVEDFLSGKVHYGNIIHREDIQAVAESLARSVREGYDSFEMEYRIITGDGSIYWVEDRTLIQRDSKGKVTHFQGIVIDVTERKKAEKMLEIQRELGVSLSTTWNLQTMLNQILDTCLKIEEIDAAGIYLKDELLDQINLVAHRGLSPEFVKSVSIYRADSPEARQIWTEKPVYRMDFFADKMTDLIRKEKLTAIAVIPMKHRGEIIGSLNFASHTTDRIPQNVCNFLESVALQVVNYISPLRIAADLG from the coding sequence ATGGGTGAGGAATTAGAGAACTATGGAGCTTTGAACGCGAACTTCCAGAACGCTGGTAGTAAAAACAACGTAGGAGGAGAAGCTCTCCACGCAGCTCTGGAAAGAGAAGAAACTCTGAGAATGATGATCAATAACAGCCACGTAGTGCTCTTTCTCTGGAAGAACGAAGATAAATGGCCTGTGGAGTTTGTCTCCGAAAATGTGACAAAATTCGGATACTCTGTAGAAGATTTCACTTCTGGAAGGATGCGATATAAAGATCTAATATACTTAGGTGATCTCAAAGAGATTGAGGAAGAATTTGAGAAAAAAGTAAAAAGTGGGGTTTCTACGTTCAGCCTGGAATACAGGATTGTAACAAAAACAGGAGATCTCCGCTGGATAAACGAAAGGACTTTTATCCAGAGAGATAAAAGTGGAGAGGTGACATACTTCCAGGGAGTAGTGCTTGATATCACCAGACGGAAAAAAGGCGAAGAAGAACTGAAAAAAACTCTTAAAATGCAGAAAGTGTTGATTACAGCAGTTAATAATAGTCCTGCAGTGGTCTTTCTCTGGAAGAATGAAAAGTACTGGCCTGCGATTTTTGTATCCGATAATGTAGTACAGTTTGGATACACAGTTGGCGACTTTCTATCACAGAAAATTCAGTACGGAAAAATCATACACCCTGATGACCTGAAAAGAGTAGAAGAGGAACTTGACAGGAGCATTCAAAAAGGGGAGGTAAGCTTCAACTCTGAGTACAGGATTTTTACAAAAGCCGGAGATATGTTGTGGGTAAACGAGAGAACCTTTATTCAGAGAGATATAGAAGGAAAAGTAGCCTGCTTTCAGGGAATAGTACTGGATATAACCCATAGAAAGAAAACTGAAAAAGCCCTGAGAAAATCATTAAAAACGCAGGAAATGCTGGAAAGCATAATTAATAAAAGTCCGGCAGTAGCTTTTCTAAGAAACAATATAGGGAGAATTCCTACAAATTTAGAAAAATTGTCTGCAAATTTAGAAAACTGGCCTGTAGATTATATTTCTGAAAACGTAACGCAGTTTGGGTACTCAGTAGAAGATTTTCTTTCTGGAAAAGTACATTATGGGAACATAATCCATAGAGAAGATATTCAGGCAGTGGCTGAAAGTCTGGCACGCTCGGTAAGAGAAGGATATGATTCCTTCGAGATGGAATATAGAATTATTACCGGAGACGGCAGTATATACTGGGTCGAAGACCGAACACTTATTCAGCGAGACAGTAAAGGCAAAGTCACTCATTTTCAGGGAATAGTCATCGATGTTACTGAGAGAAAAAAGGCTGAGAAAATGCTCGAAATCCAGAGGGAGCTGGGGGTATCCCTCAGTACTACCTGGAATCTTCAGACCATGCTTAACCAGATCCTTGACACCTGCCTGAAAATAGAAGAGATAGATGCTGCAGGCATATATTTGAAAGACGAACTTCTGGACCAGATTAATCTGGTTGCACATCGGGGACTTTCTCCCGAATTCGTGAAAAGTGTTTCAATATATAGGGCAGATTCTCCTGAAGCTCGGCAGATATGGACTGAGAAACCGGTCTACAGGATGGATTTTTTTGCAGATAAAATGACAGATTTAATCAGGAAAGAAAAACTTACTGCAATCGCCGTGATTCCTATGAAGCACAGAGGAGAAATCATAGGCAGCCTTAATTTTGCTTCTCATACTACAGACCGGATTCCACAGAACGTATGCAATTTTCTTGAGAGTGTAGCTCTCCAGGTAGTGAACTATATATCTCCTCTTCGTATTGCGGCAGACCTTGGATAA
- a CDS encoding flavodoxin domain-containing protein — MKAVVVYLSTSGNTKAMAEAIASGIESKHVDAKAISFYDVKLEDLYEADAIAVGSSTFYYRMLQPMEKFMDETLASTNPKGKIGVAFGSYGWSGEAPIMIAEKMRDMGMTVIDPVLRILHKPTDKDLQECKRLGVDIAEKLKHRSSKTPQPQGAPS; from the coding sequence TTGAAGGCGGTAGTAGTTTATCTCAGTACCTCGGGGAATACGAAAGCTATGGCAGAAGCAATAGCTAGTGGAATTGAGTCAAAACATGTGGATGCAAAAGCTATTAGCTTTTATGACGTAAAACTCGAGGATCTTTACGAAGCCGATGCGATCGCAGTCGGTTCATCGACTTTTTATTACAGGATGCTTCAGCCCATGGAAAAATTCATGGATGAAACTCTAGCTTCCACAAACCCAAAAGGAAAAATAGGGGTTGCTTTCGGATCGTACGGATGGAGCGGAGAAGCACCTATAATGATAGCCGAAAAAATGCGAGACATGGGAATGACTGTCATAGACCCTGTACTCAGGATACTGCACAAGCCCACAGACAAGGACCTGCAGGAGTGCAAAAGGCTTGGAGTTGACATTGCCGAAAAGCTAAAGCATAGAAGTAGCAAAACTCCACAACCACAGGGAGCACCGAGTTAA
- a CDS encoding helix-turn-helix transcriptional regulator, whose protein sequence is MQLELLELIFLSDKRKQLLLFLKDGPKNMDEIKGALEVTSTAILPQIKKLKEKSLVVQEDKTYNLSLIGKVLVEKMQPLVSIINVFEDNFDYWAERDFQGIPLSFRRRLGELGKCKLIQPDLDRMFELDPEIVDNLSKSSSILECIAYFDSSLISMCQELAREGVKLSFLVSEPVFEHYSEDYLKELQNILTFENVKFFLYSGELRIANLTATDRFVMISLFPKSQKHFDRESLISYEPSALQFGSELFDELLRTSTRITQVLHE, encoded by the coding sequence TTGCAATTAGAACTTCTAGAGTTGATTTTTCTTTCCGACAAGCGAAAGCAGTTATTGCTCTTTCTGAAAGACGGGCCGAAAAATATGGATGAGATCAAGGGGGCCCTTGAGGTAACGTCAACTGCCATTTTGCCTCAGATAAAAAAATTAAAAGAAAAATCCCTGGTTGTTCAGGAAGACAAAACCTACAACCTCTCACTTATAGGAAAAGTCCTTGTTGAAAAGATGCAGCCTCTTGTCAGCATAATTAATGTTTTCGAGGACAATTTTGATTACTGGGCTGAAAGAGATTTTCAGGGAATTCCCCTTTCTTTCCGAAGGAGGCTTGGAGAACTCGGAAAGTGTAAGCTGATTCAGCCAGATCTGGACAGGATGTTCGAGCTTGATCCAGAGATTGTTGACAACCTCTCTAAATCGAGTAGTATTCTTGAATGCATAGCCTATTTTGATTCCTCGCTTATTTCGATGTGCCAGGAACTTGCCAGAGAAGGAGTCAAGCTCTCTTTTCTCGTGTCTGAACCTGTTTTTGAGCACTACTCTGAGGATTACCTCAAAGAACTCCAGAATATACTGACCTTCGAGAACGTGAAGTTTTTCCTGTACTCTGGAGAACTCAGGATCGCAAATCTTACCGCAACCGACAGATTTGTCATGATTTCCCTTTTCCCGAAAAGTCAGAAGCATTTCGATAGGGAAAGCCTGATAAGTTACGAGCCTTCAGCTCTCCAGTTTGGAAGTGAGCTTTTTGACGAGTTGCTCAGGACCTCTACACGGATTACTCAAGTACTACATGAATAA
- a CDS encoding DUF1699 family protein, with translation MKIRVVSSREEIFTLNPNERVVHLAFRPSNKDIFALVETCPKIEVIQLPKSYRRTVSKSIEMFLEMQRIQLIEGDVWGHRKDINEYYSIPSSVIEKIRELKSEGTPAERIEEKVARESKLNPEMVAYILTKEASA, from the coding sequence ATGAAGATTAGAGTCGTTAGTTCCAGAGAGGAAATATTCACTCTCAATCCTAATGAGCGTGTTGTTCATCTGGCCTTCAGGCCTTCGAACAAGGACATTTTTGCACTCGTTGAAACTTGCCCGAAAATTGAGGTAATTCAGTTGCCCAAATCTTATAGGCGCACGGTGTCGAAATCTATAGAAATGTTCCTTGAGATGCAGAGAATCCAGCTTATCGAAGGTGATGTCTGGGGTCACAGGAAGGATATTAACGAATACTACAGTATTCCTTCCTCAGTCATTGAAAAAATAAGGGAGCTAAAATCGGAAGGGACACCTGCTGAAAGAATCGAAGAAAAGGTTGCAAGAGAAAGCAAACTCAATCCTGAGATGGTTGCTTATATCCTGACCAAGGAAGCTTCTGCCTGA
- the fae gene encoding formaldehyde-activating enzyme, whose protein sequence is MFIKYAEVLNLVKNILKSMVGEALIGSGPEVAHIDLVIGPRGSPVEAAFMNSLAMPRQGHTPLLAVLEPNIQPKPATLLVNKVTIKNVSQAALMFGPAQAAVAKAVMDSVADGVLSEEQADDTFIIVSVFIEWDAKDKDKVYEFNYEATKLAIARAMEGRPTVKEALAKKDSAKHPFA, encoded by the coding sequence TTGTTTATAAAATACGCTGAGGTGTTAAATCTGGTAAAAAATATCCTAAAAAGTATGGTAGGAGAAGCTCTCATAGGCTCTGGTCCGGAAGTTGCACACATAGATCTTGTTATTGGGCCTAGAGGAAGCCCAGTTGAAGCAGCGTTTATGAATTCGCTTGCAATGCCCAGGCAGGGTCATACTCCACTTCTTGCAGTCCTGGAACCAAATATCCAGCCCAAACCTGCGACCTTGCTTGTAAATAAGGTAACGATTAAAAATGTATCGCAAGCTGCTCTTATGTTCGGGCCGGCTCAGGCTGCAGTTGCAAAGGCAGTTATGGATTCCGTAGCTGATGGAGTGCTCTCTGAAGAACAGGCTGATGACACTTTTATTATCGTTTCCGTATTTATTGAATGGGATGCGAAAGATAAGGACAAAGTTTATGAATTTAACTATGAGGCGACAAAGCTTGCAATAGCAAGAGCTATGGAAGGCAGGCCTACTGTCAAAGAAGCGCTTGCTAAAAAAGATTCAGCAAAACATCCGTTTGCCTGA
- a CDS encoding helix-turn-helix transcriptional regulator, whose amino-acid sequence MGTKIGLMELVFRSERRRTLLIFLKDRPRSIDEIQEHLSVDSVSILPQLKRLKDRELIIQKGHTYELSVMGKAIVDKMSPLLDTLEVFEDNFDYWSRRSFDGIPHVLRSRILELKNCKLIRPDLSHMFELDPQFVENLLLSKQVLSFSSYFHPSLVSLYLEIAKKEAQIFLILTEPVLKRFKADYSESFQTLVQFEHVSLYLFPKDSKLAGVTVTDRFFLLTILPQVKFFEHESLFSSEPQALKWGTDLFSYLQKEAVPVSAKTNPIIL is encoded by the coding sequence ATGGGCACAAAAATCGGGTTAATGGAACTGGTCTTTCGGTCTGAAAGGCGCAGAACCCTCCTGATTTTCCTCAAAGATAGGCCCAGATCCATAGACGAAATTCAGGAACACTTGTCTGTAGACTCTGTCTCTATCCTCCCCCAGCTTAAAAGACTTAAGGACAGAGAACTGATTATACAGAAGGGTCACACTTATGAGCTCTCCGTTATGGGAAAAGCGATTGTAGATAAGATGTCGCCTCTTCTGGATACTCTGGAGGTGTTCGAAGATAATTTTGATTACTGGTCACGACGGAGTTTCGATGGAATCCCTCATGTTTTACGAAGTCGAATCTTGGAGTTGAAAAACTGCAAACTTATCCGTCCAGATCTGAGCCATATGTTCGAACTGGACCCTCAGTTTGTGGAAAATCTCCTTCTTTCAAAGCAGGTTCTCAGCTTCAGTTCCTATTTTCATCCCTCACTTGTTTCTCTCTACCTGGAAATCGCAAAAAAAGAAGCTCAGATTTTTTTAATCCTGACCGAGCCTGTGTTAAAGAGATTTAAAGCTGATTACAGCGAAAGTTTCCAAACTCTGGTTCAGTTTGAACATGTCAGCTTGTATCTTTTCCCGAAAGACTCTAAACTCGCAGGAGTTACAGTTACAGATAGGTTCTTCCTGCTCACCATTCTTCCTCAAGTAAAGTTTTTTGAGCATGAAAGCCTGTTCAGCTCCGAGCCTCAAGCTCTCAAATGGGGGACCGATCTTTTTTCATATTTACAAAAGGAAGCAGTACCGGTTTCAGCCAAAACGAATCCAATAATTCTTTAG
- a CDS encoding protease inhibitor I42 family protein has protein sequence MKKVLKAIAMLFVVAAVVFATGCGGKTGNMGNGAKENETQGNNDQLQPVNPEISANVTNNTTEANETIEKGQVVTKADSGKTISLKKGENFTISLREDPSAGYLWKLNLSSGLSILDDEYIEGLNPEHLEGVPGTHLWVIEATAPGSQKVNGIYKRTWENITGTEEKFTLNVEVE, from the coding sequence ATGAAGAAAGTTTTAAAAGCCATAGCAATGCTCTTCGTCGTCGCTGCTGTCGTCTTTGCAACCGGCTGTGGGGGAAAGACAGGAAACATGGGAAATGGAGCTAAGGAGAATGAAACTCAGGGAAATAACGACCAGCTCCAGCCTGTGAATCCTGAAATATCAGCAAACGTGACTAACAACACGACTGAAGCTAACGAAACAATAGAGAAAGGCCAGGTAGTAACCAAAGCTGACAGCGGAAAAACCATAAGCCTCAAAAAAGGAGAGAATTTTACTATTAGCCTTAGAGAAGACCCATCAGCAGGTTATTTATGGAAACTTAACCTGAGCAGTGGGCTCAGTATTCTCGACGACGAATATATCGAAGGTCTAAACCCTGAACACCTTGAAGGTGTCCCTGGAACTCATTTATGGGTAATTGAAGCCACAGCTCCGGGCAGCCAGAAGGTAAATGGCATATATAAGAGGACCTGGGAGAACATAACCGGCACGGAGGAGAAATTTACATTAAATGTTGAGGTTGAGTGA
- a CDS encoding CUB domain-containing protein produces MSERDSLRVLRVLTTYLLIGCFLTGNVISACASSETLTDSGYSYGNETETSNNVEIDTSEDIEAETRQNPSTSQDSLTGSKLLAESDHPYANNFEDTWIISEPGAAQIRLHFEYLKLAQNQRINFQVYDKLILYDKYDNVLKTYGMNNGVNYQDLWTEWYTGDTLKVKLVTDSSGTANGFIIDKTETRTDTSTSKDSLAESDSLAESDSLAESDHPYANNYKNTWTISEPGADQIRLHFEYLKLAQNQRINFQVYDKLILYDKYDNVLKTYGMNNGVNYQDLWTEWYTGDTLKVKLVTDSSGTANGFIIDKTETRMDETSEPSEFVDEKSSNPSGSSSSEHPKPKQTEYLRPKQTEKTENNNEGQSSASVQLYGEKTDVTLGEDILLRLSAVNLITKPTMSIQVILLPPSGMSVTSSEFVNSGAGQYTTTYELEPGQGKDIEIRIKSNQVGNFNVNGRVIYYFDGDPEDAEDYTLNLPIKVKEGSSSSSQLLSTGARNSIQSEEEPKSPGFGLFITIFGLFAFYTLKKRIH; encoded by the coding sequence ATGTCTGAGAGAGATAGTTTAAGAGTTTTAAGGGTTTTAACAACGTATCTCTTAATAGGTTGTTTTTTAACAGGCAATGTCATAAGCGCGTGTGCCTCATCTGAAACTTTAACAGATTCGGGTTATTCTTATGGCAACGAAACAGAAACCTCTAACAATGTAGAAATAGATACTTCAGAAGATATTGAGGCAGAAACCAGACAAAATCCGAGTACTTCTCAGGACTCTTTAACTGGATCTAAATTATTAGCCGAGTCTGATCACCCTTATGCAAATAATTTTGAAGATACGTGGATTATAAGTGAACCAGGTGCCGCCCAGATACGACTTCACTTTGAATATCTTAAGCTTGCCCAAAATCAACGAATTAATTTTCAAGTTTACGATAAGTTAATTCTTTATGATAAATATGATAATGTGCTTAAAACATACGGAATGAATAACGGTGTTAATTATCAGGATTTATGGACAGAATGGTATACAGGGGATACATTAAAGGTAAAACTTGTAACAGACAGCTCAGGGACTGCGAATGGGTTTATAATTGACAAAACCGAAACCAGAACAGATACGAGCACCTCTAAGGACTCTTTAGCTGAGTCTGACTCTTTAGCTGAGTCTGACTCTTTAGCCGAGTCTGATCATCCTTATGCAAACAACTATAAGAATACCTGGACCATAAGCGAACCTGGTGCTGATCAGATACGACTACATTTTGAATATCTTAAGCTTGCCCAAAATCAGCGAATTAATTTTCAAGTTTACGATAAGTTAATTCTTTATGATAAATATGATAATGTGCTTAAAACATACGGAATGAATAACGGTGTTAATTATCAGGATTTATGGACAGAATGGTATACAGGGGATACATTAAAGGTAAAACTTGTAACAGACAGCTCAGGGACTGCGAATGGGTTTATAATTGACAAGACCGAAACCAGAATGGATGAAACAAGTGAACCTTCTGAATTTGTTGATGAAAAAAGTTCTAACCCTTCTGGATCTTCTAGTTCAGAACATCCCAAGCCTAAACAAACAGAATATCTCAGGCCCAAACAAACAGAAAAAACTGAAAATAATAATGAGGGACAATCATCTGCTAGCGTGCAATTGTATGGTGAAAAGACAGACGTTACTTTAGGAGAAGACATTCTGCTCAGACTATCTGCTGTGAATTTGATCACCAAACCAACCATGAGCATCCAGGTGATTCTTCTTCCACCTTCTGGAATGAGTGTAACATCCTCCGAATTTGTTAATTCTGGAGCTGGCCAGTATACAACTACTTATGAGCTTGAGCCCGGACAGGGAAAAGATATCGAAATAAGAATTAAGTCCAATCAGGTTGGAAACTTTAATGTCAACGGCAGGGTAATTTATTATTTTGATGGTGATCCAGAAGATGCCGAGGATTACACACTCAATCTACCGATAAAAGTTAAGGAAGGGTCATCATCTAGCTCACAGCTCCTTTCCACTGGAGCAAGGAATAGTATCCAATCAGAAGAGGAACCTAAGAGTCCTGGATTTGGGTTATTTATAACTATTTTTGGGCTTTTTGCTTTCTATACTTTGAAAAAACGAATTCATTAA
- a CDS encoding PGF-CTERM sorting domain-containing protein: MKEYLSMLLMSILVFGVVLTGVTAGAQGNNTTENQSVSQVSTTNRSTPTNESCLVNVTENVEETKGTTTVEQKFRIGPTVVLRPVNDVITENEDGLVELYIDNPSLNDVTLNVDARISVPSGIHVYGQGFGQTGSAGVVYGMFSVPPGNSRTIYINIKGEKVGSYTVHFTGLYWPGDKKDDYSPISLSHPFTVKEPSKNSTETPDLEENSGVEAKGQGSFSTPGFGAIIAGIGLLGVYIVRRR; the protein is encoded by the coding sequence ATGAAAGAATATCTGTCAATGCTGCTAATGTCAATTCTTGTTTTTGGAGTTGTTCTCACGGGCGTTACCGCTGGGGCACAGGGAAATAACACGACCGAAAATCAATCGGTATCTCAGGTCTCAACTACCAATAGATCCACACCTACAAACGAATCATGCCTGGTCAATGTAACTGAAAATGTAGAAGAAACAAAAGGAACTACTACAGTCGAACAGAAATTCAGGATTGGCCCGACTGTAGTCCTTCGACCGGTTAACGACGTCATTACTGAAAACGAAGATGGTCTTGTTGAACTTTATATCGATAATCCATCCCTCAATGACGTGACTTTGAATGTGGATGCAAGGATCAGCGTACCCTCTGGTATTCATGTATACGGACAGGGTTTTGGCCAGACAGGCTCAGCTGGCGTTGTATATGGCATGTTTTCAGTACCGCCAGGAAATTCCCGGACAATTTACATTAATATAAAAGGAGAAAAGGTGGGTAGCTATACTGTACATTTCACAGGTCTTTACTGGCCTGGAGATAAAAAGGACGATTATAGTCCTATTTCCCTTTCTCATCCCTTTACAGTCAAGGAACCTTCCAAGAACTCCACAGAAACTCCTGACCTTGAAGAGAACTCTGGAGTAGAAGCAAAAGGACAAGGTTCATTCAGTACCCCCGGCTTTGGAGCAATAATTGCAGGCATAGGGCTGCTAGGCGTGTATATTGTTAGGAGAAGATAA